CCGGTGTGCCGGCCGGGGGCAGCGAGTCCAGCAGGGCCTGCTCGTCGCGCGGCCCGTGCGGGGGCTCGAAGGAGAGTCCCGTCATGAACTCGGCGAGCTCCTCAGGGGTCTGCGGCACGTCGTGACTCATTGCGTCTCCTCCCACCGGCTGAACTCAATCAGCTCCTTGTCCGCCATGTCCCGCGCTCCGATGATCTTCCAGGTGTATCCGGCGGTGTGGTAGACCGCGACGATCAGCGGCCGACCGGACGCCGTGCGGCTCCACACGGTGAGAACCGGGACGCCGGTGGCGCTGACCGCCCGCCGCGGCCAGCGACGGCGGGCCTCCAGCGCCTGACGCACCTCGTGCTGCTCGATGCCGAGCAGGGCGGCCAGCGCCCAGTCGTCCCACTCGTACGGCATTGTCGAAGCGTACTACGCACGTATTACGCGCGCGAAGCCTCGTGCAGGATCCGCGCCAGCTCCGCCGGGCGGCTGAGCATCGGCCAGTGCCAGGTCGGCAGCTCCGCGAACCGCCACGCGTCGCCGGCCAGGTGCCGGCACAGCGGCACGGTGGCGGCCATCGCGCGGGCCTGCTCGGTGGTGAAGCTGGACAGCACGCCCAGGCGCGGCAGCTTCTCCCACGCACCGGTGAGCCGGACCGGGGTGGTCGCGCTCGCCCACGGATGCGCCACCGACCGCTCGTCGAGCAGCGCGACGATCTCCTCGCCCACCCCCGCGGCGGCCGCCAGCTCGGCCCACGGCGGGGGCGGCAACCGCCAGCCGTCCCCGTGCTCGGCGACCAGCGCCGCGTTGCGCTCCCGGTCCTGGGGCGTGCCGAACTCGTCGTTGGCCACCCCGTCCGGCAGCGGGCCGGTGTCGACGAAGACCAGCTGGGCGATCCGGTCGGTCATCCGATCGGCGGCGGCCGTGGTGACGACCGCGCCGGCGTAGCTGTGCCCGACGAGGACGACGTCGTGCAGGTCCTCGTAACGCAGCAGGTTCACCACGTCGGTGACGTGGACGTCGAGATCGGTGTCCGGGCGGCCCAGGTGGGCACGCTCGCCGAGACCGGTCAGGCTCAGCGGGTACACCTCGTGGCCGTGCCCGCGCAGCGCCTCGGCAACGCCGCGCCAGGCCCACGCGCCCAGCCAGAATCCGGGTACCAGTACGTATGTCGTCATGCCGCCGACGCTACGGTCGCCTCAGGTCAGTTCCTGTCCTGAATCAGGCCGGCGGGCTGAGCGCGCTCTCGTTGCCGCCCCGGTCCAGGGTGCTCAGGCAGTAGGTGGCCTTCGCGACCGGCTTCGGGTCGGCGATCTCGGCGCCGACGTGCCCGGTGGCGACCAGGGTGGCCGGACCACCGGTGGTCCGGTACAGCGCCCAGTTCGCCGTCGAGACGCCGGACGCGGTCAGCACCAGCCGCCCGTTCTCGGTCCGCCTGGCCCCGGTGAGCCGCGGCGTCGGCGGCGCCGTCGCGGTCAGCCGGGCCAGCCGGGGCAGCAGCGCCGGGGTCGCGTAGTGCGCCTTCCGGTACCGGCTGACCGCACCCAGCCTGTCCCCGCGGACCTGCGCGGCGCTGAAGTGAATCTCGCCCTGGACGCCGTACTTGCGGTTCAGCGCCATCTCCCGGTCGAGCATGCCTGGATCGCTCCAGTCGCCCTTCTCACCGACCCGGTAATCCGCCATGCCGATGTAGAGCTGGACCTTGGTGCCTTTCACCGTCTGCACCCACCACGGCAGCGCCTTGGTGTAATCCGCCTTGTCGAACCCGATGGTCCAGTACAGCTGCGGCACGATGTAGTCGAGCCAGCCCTCACGGACCCATTTCCGGGTGTCGGCGTAGATCGCGTCGTAGCTCTCCAGGCCGTTGGTGGCGGAGCCGCCGGAGTCCGACGACTTGTTGCGCCAGATCCCGAACGGGCTGATCCCGAACTTCACCCACGGCTTGAGCTGCTGGAGCCGCTCGTGCATCTCGCGGACCAGCGTGTTCACGTTCTCCCGGCGCCAGTCCGCCTTCGATTTCCCCAACCCGTATTTTTTGTACGACGCCCCGTCCGGAAAATCCTGTCCCTCCTCCGGATAGGGGTAGAAGAAGTCGTCGAAGTGCACGCCATCGACGTCGTACTTCTGCACCGCCTCGAGCATCGAGTCCTCGACGAACTTGCGGGCCTCGGGAATGCCCGGGTCGAAGTAGAACCGCCCGTTCTTCCCGGTCGGGTACGCGATCCGCCACTGCGGGTGCAGTCGCAGCGGGTGGTTCGGCGCCAGCTTGGCCGCGTCGGTCCCGGAGCCACCCCCGGGCGCCGGCTGGGTGCCCCGGTACGGGTTGAACCAGGCGTGGAACTCCAGCCCCCGGGCGTGCGCCTCGGCGACCATGAACGCCATCGGGTCCCACCCCGGCGACTTCCCGTCGAACCGGCCGGTCAGCCAGTTCGACCAGGGCGCGTAGGCGGACGGCCAGAACGCGTCACCGCTGGGCCGCACGTGTACGAAGATCGCGTTGTGGTGCTGCGCGACCGCCACGTCGAGCCACTTCAGGTACTCGGCCTTGACCTGCGCCTGGCTCAGCCCCGGCTTGCTGGGGAAGTCCAGGTTGTAGACCGTGGTCAGCCACATGCCGCGCAGCTCCCGCGGCGCCTGGACCGGCTGCCCGGCGCACTGCCCCGGGGTGCCGGCCACCGGCTGCTCCCGGTTCGCCGCCAGGGGCAGCGACCCGGCGGCGGGCTCGGTGTAGAACGCGGCCCGGACCAGCCCGGCGCCGATCGCCAGCGCGGCGATCAGCACCACCGACAACAGCAGTCCCAGCCGGAGGCGTTGCGCGGTGCTCAAAGCACCGACCGGTAGACGTTCAGCGTGTCCTCGGCGATCCGGGCCCAGCTGAAGTGCTCGACGGCGCGGCGGCGACCGGCCTTGCCCATCCGCTCGGCGAGCTGCGGGTCGGTGAGCACCCGGGTCAGCGTGGCGGCCAGGTCGGCGACGAACTTCTCCGGGTGCACCGGCGTGCCGGTGCCGTCCTCGACCTGCTCGATCGGGACCAGCAGGCCGGTCTCGCCGTCCGCGACCACCTCGGGGATGCCGCCGGTGGCGGTGGCGACGACCGCGGTCTCGCAGGCCATCGCCTCCAGGTTGACGATGCCCATCGGCTCGTAGATCGACGGGCAGACGAAGACGGTGGCGTGCGTGAGCACCTGGATGACCTCGTGCTTGGGCAGCATCTCCTGCACCCAGATCACGCCGCTGCGGACCTCTTGCAACCCGGCCGCGAGCTCGGCGACCTCGGCGGCGATCTCCGGGGTGTCGGGCGCACCGGCCAGCAGGACGATCTGGGCGTCGGCGGGCAGGTCGTGGCAGGCCCGCATGAGGTAGGGCAGGCCCTTCTGCCGGGTGATCCGGCCCACGAAGACGACACTCGGCCGGCTCCGGTCGATGCCGAGCCGGTCGACCACATCGGTCCCGTGGTCCGGCGAGTACAGCTCGGTGTCGATGCCGTTGTAGACCACGTGGATCCTGTCGGGGTCGACCGACGGGTACGCCTTCAGCACGTCCCGCCGCATCCCGCCGGACACCGCGACGACGGCGTCGGCCGCCTCGATCGCGGTCCGCTCGCAGAACGACGACAGGGCATAACCCCCGCCGAGCTGCTCCGCCTTCCACGGGCGCAGCGGCTCCAGGCTGTGCGTGGTCACCACGTGCGGGATGCCGTGCAGCAGTTTCGCGGTGTGCCCGGCGAAGTTGGCATACCAGGTGTGGCTGTGCACGAGGTTCGCACCCGCGCAGCCGGACGCCATGGCGAGGTTCACCCCCATGGTGCGCAGCGCGGGGTTCGCCCCGGCCAGCTCGGCGGGCTCCGGGTACGCCGTGACGCCCTCCTCGGAGCGGGCCGCGCCGAAGCAGTGCACCCGCACGTCGGCGAGCCGCCGCAGGTCCCTGGTCAGGTATTCCAGGTGCACACCGGCGCCGCCGTACACCTCCGGCGGGTATTCACGGGTCAGGAGGTCCACACGCAGAGCCACGCAACGGAGGATAGCCGACTGCAACGTGATGCGACCGGGTCGCGCACCCGGATGGCAACCGTTCGAGGCTCCAATGGCCAGGTGCAGATCCGGAGCAGCAGCGTGGCGTGGTGGTGCGCCCTCGCCGTCGGCGTGGTGGCGGTCACCGCCGCGCAGCTGCTCGGCGCACCCGGCCCGGTCTTCTTCGCGATCCAGCTGGCCGGCGTCGCGCTCACCCTGCGGCGCCGCACGCATCCCGGCTGGTTGCTGCTGGCCGGGGCGCACACCGCCGGCGTGCTCGCGGCCGCGTTCTGGACGCTGGGCCCGGTCACCCCGAGCAACACGCCGCAGGGCCTCACCCTGATCCCGCTCTACGCGCTGGCCACCGCCGGGACCATGCTGCTCACCCGGCGCCGGCGGCGCACCACCAGCCGGGCCGAGCTCGGCGTCGAGGCCGGCGCGGTGGTTCTCGGGCTGGCCATGCTGTCCTGGTCGTTCGTGGTGCTGCCGTACCTCGGTGCGCCCGGCTACCAGCAGGTGAGCAACGCGCTGGCGGGGCTCTACGCGCTGGTCGACCTGATCCTGCTGGTCGCCGTGCTGCGCATCCGGTCCTGGCTGCTGCGCGGCTCCGGGGCGCTCCTGCTCGGCGCGCACCTGCTGTACGCCGCCACCGACGGCGCCGGCACCGCGCCCTTCCTGCCCGGCGGCACGTCGTTCCTGCTGATCCAGTACGCCGGGGTGGTGGCCACCGCCGCCGCGCTGCACCCGGGAGCGGCCCGGCTGGGCGGGACCGAGCCGCGCCCCGGGCGGAACAAGCTGGCCGGGATCGTGGCCACCGCGATCGTCGGCCCGCTGCTGCCGGTGGTCAGCCGGCCCGGCGACCCGCTCGCGTACATTCCGGCGCTGCTCACCGCGGCGCTCTGCGGGCTGCTGGTGCTGCGTATCTGGCTGCTGGCCCGGGACGCCGGCGAGCGGGCCGCCGCGCTGCGCTCCGCCATGGACGAGCAGGCGGCGTTGCAGCGGCGGCTGGCGTACCGGGCCGGGCACGACGCGCTGACCGGGCTGGCCAACCGGGAGCTGCTGCTCGAGCACGTCGACCGGGCCCGCTGCCTGCTGCTCTGTTCCCTGGACGGGTTCAAGGAGGTCAATGACACCTATGGGCATCAGGTCGGCGACGAGGTGCTGCGCCGGCTGGCCGGGCGGCTGCTGCTGTTCGCCCCGGAGGCGGTCCTGGTGGCGCGGCTCGGCGGGGACGAGTTCGGACTGTTGCTGACCGATCCGGATCAGGCGGAGGAGTTGGCCGGGCGGGTGCTGGAGACGGTGAGCCGGGTGCCGGTGACGGTGGGCGAGCGGCGGATCCACCTGACGGCCAGTGTGGGGCTGGCGGACGGCGTACCGGAAAATCTCCTGGGCGATGCGGACCTCGCGCTGCGAGCGGCCAAATTGGCGGGTGGCGCCCGCCTTGCTCGCTTCGACGACTCGTTGCGCGCCCAGCAGAGCGAGCGGGCCCGGATCGCCGCCGGGCTGCGCCAGGGGCTGGCCGACGGATCGCTGTTCCTGCACTACCAGCCGGTGGTGGACCCGGCGACCGGCCGGATGACCGGTGTGGAGGCGCTGATGCGCTGGCGGCGCGACGGCGAGCTGGTGCCGCCCGCGGTCTTCATCCCGGTGGCCGAGCAGACCGGCCTGATCGGTCAGCTCGGCGAGCTGGCGCTGCGGCTGGCCTGCACGCGGGCCGCGCCGTGGTACCGGCGGCACGGGATCTACGTGACCGTGAACGTCTCCACCCATCAGCTGCGCGACCCGGGCTTCGCCGGCACCGTGCTGGGCATCCTGGCCGAGACCGGGATGCCGGGCGCCGGACTGGTCCTGGAGATCACCGAGTCGGTGCTGATCGACGCGGCCGACACCCCGGTGCTCGGGACGCTGCGTGAGCACGGCATCCGGATCGCCATCGACGACTTCGGCACCGGGTACTCGTCGCTGGCCTACCTGCGCCGGCTGCCGGTGGACATCCTGAAGATCGACCGATCGTTCATCGACGACGTCAGCTTCACCCGGGCCATCCTGCAACTGGCGCAGAGCCAGGACCTGGTCACGGTGGCCGAGGGGGTGGAGACCGCGACCCAGGCGGACCAGCTCAGAGAGCTGCGCTGCGATCTCGTGCAGGGGTACCATTTCGGGCGGCCGACCGACGCGGAGATCATCGAGTCATTGATTCGAGAGAGCAGCGCCACTGCGGCTTAACCAAACTTCGCAACACTTTGGGTGGCGAACGGCAGGCGGGAATATTAGCGTTCTTGCCATGGCTGTCAAGGTGCTTGCGATCGTCCTGGCCGGTGGAGAAGGCAAGCGCCTGATGCCCCTGACGGCGGACCGGGCCAAGCCCGGTGTGCCGTTCGGCGGCATCTACCGGATGATCGATTTCGTCCTCTCCAACCTCGCCAACGCCGGATATCTCAAGATCGTCGTGCTGACGCAGTACAAGTCGCACTCGCTCGACCGGCACATCTCCAAGACCTGGCGGATGTCGACCCTGCTGGGCAACTACGTCACACCCGTCCCGGCCCAGCAGCGGCTCGGCCCGCGCTGGTTCGCCGGCTCCGCCGACGCGATCTACCAGAGCCTCAACCTGATCAACGACGAGTCCCCGGACTACGTGATCGTCTTCGGCGCCGACCACATCTACCGGATGGACCCGAAGCAGATGGTCAACGACCACATCGCCTCGGGCGCCGCGGTCACCGTCGCCGGGATCCGCCAGCCGCTCTCGCTCGCCGACCAGTTCGGCGTGATCGAGGTCGGTCCGGACGGTCGCAAGATCTCCGCCTTCCGGGAGAAACCGCGGGATGCGGTCGGTCTGGCCGACTCCCCCGACGAGGTCTACGCGTCGATGGGCAACTACGTCTTCACCACCCGCGCCCTCTGCGAGGCCGTGACCGCCGACGCGGAGAACCCGGACAGCAAGCACGACATGGGCGGCAACATCATCCCGATGCTGGTCGAGCGCGGCGAGGCGAACGTCTACGACTTCCGCGACAACGACGTGCCCGGCGCGACCGATCGCGATCGCGGCTACTGGCGCGACGTGGGCACGCTCGACTCGTTCTACGAGGCGCACATGGACCTGATCGCCACCCTGCCGATCTTCAATCTGTACAACCACGAGTGGCCGATCTTCACGAACTACGGCTCGTGGCCGCCGGCCAAGTTCGTGCACGGCTACGACGACCGGCAGGGCCGCGCCATCGACTCGATGATCTCCCCCGGCGTGGTCGTGTCCGGCGCCCTGGTCGAGCGGTCGGTCATCTCGCCGAACGTGCGGGTCAACTCGTGGGCGCACGTGGACGGCGCGGTGTTGATGGAGGGCGTCTCGGTGGGCCGTCGCGCGGTCATCCGCAACGCCATCATCGACAAGAACGTGAACATTCCCGAGGGCGCGCAGATCGGGGTCGATCTCGACCGGGACCGCAAGCTCTACACCGTCAGCGACAACGGCATCGTGGTGATCGGGAAGAACCAGCGCGTCGAGCTTTGATCCGGGCCGCCGGTGCCGATATCGGAGATGTGAGGGACAACCTCGCCCGGGCGGCGTGGCTGCTCGTGGCGGGCAGCGTGCCCGCCGCCGCCCTGATGGTGGCCGGCGGTCACGGTGTCGCCTCGGCCGTGTACCTGATCGGGGTCCTGGTCTGTGTCCTGGCCGGCGGCGCCGGGATCCGGCACAACCTGACGACCGGCCACCGGCGTCCCTGGCTCCTGCTGCTGGGCGCGCAGGCGGTGTCACTGATCGGCGAGTCCAGCCGGATGCTCCTGCACCTCGTGCTGCTGCCGAACCTGGGACTGCTGCTCAGCTACCTGCTGCTCGCCGCCGGCGTGCTCGACCTGCTGCGGCGCAGCCGGGCCGCCGACGACGAACCGGCCCGGGTCGACGCGGTTCTTCTCGGCGTCGGATCGGCGCTGGTGGTGTGGTCGCTGTGGATCGAGCCGTGGATCGCCGGTGACGACACGCACTGGCAGAACCTGGTCGCCGCGGCGCTGCCGATGGTGACCGCGGCCCTGGTGGTGATCGTGCTGCCGATGCTGCTGCTGGGCCGGGCCGGCACCCCGGCACTGTGGTTCTTCACCGGCAGCGGCCTGGCGCTGCTGACCGCCGACGTCGTGCTGGCCGTCCGCGGCTGGTTCCCCACCGGGCCACATGCGATCCCGCTGCACGTGGTGGGCGCGATCTCGTTGCTCGCCTACGCCGCGAACTCGGCGTGCATGCTGCACCCCACCGTGGCGGTGCTCACCCGCCAGGTCGAGGGCCGGTCCCGGCGGCTGCGGGCGTCCCGGACCGCGGCGATCGCCGCCGCGCTGTGCGCGCCGACCGTGCTGACCGTGGTGGCGCCGCCGACGACCACCCGGTTCGCCCTGGTCCGGGCGGTGCTCTCGATCGCGCTGATCGCCACCGCGGTGTCCCGCATCGTCCGCTCGAACAACTCCCGGGACCGCGCCGAACGGCAGGCCCGCTGGCAGGCCGATCACGACGCGCTGACCGGGCTGCCGAACCGCGACCTGCTCGTCGCCACGATCGCCGGCTGGCCGGCGGTCAGCGTGCTCTACCTGGACCTGGACCGGTTCCAGCTGATCAACGACCACTGGGGGCACGAGGTCGGCGACGAGTTGCTCCGGGCGGTGGCCGGCCGAATCCGCGCCGAGGTCCACGCCGAGGACCTGGTCTGCCGGGTCGGCGGCGACGAGTTCATCGTGGCGGTCGCCGCTGCCCCGCCGCCGCGGGCCGGGAGCGATGCGGAGGCGCTGGCCGCGCGGCTGCTCACGGTGCTGGCCGCGCCGGTGCCCCTCTCGGTCGGCGCGGTCGACGTCACCGCCTCGATCGGCATCGCCCACTCCCCCGGCCGCCCCGACCCGGTGGAGCTGCTCCGCGACGCCGACACCGCGGCATACCGCGCCAAGGACGCCGGCCGCAACCGCGCGGCCGTCTTCGACCCGGTCCTGCGCGAGCGGGTACGCACCCGGATGGCGCTGGAGCAGGCCCTGCGCGGCGCCCTCGCCAACGGCGAGCTCGACGTGCACTACCAGCCGATCATCGACCTGCGCACCGGACGGGTGGACGGCTACGAGGCGCTGATGCGCTGGACCCATCCCTCGCTGGGCGCGGTCTCCCCGGTCGACTTCATCCCGGTCGCCGAGGACACCGGACTGATCGTCCCGGCCGGCGCCTGGCTGCTGGAGGAGGCCGCCACCCGGCTCGTCCACTGGCGGACCACCGATGCCACCCTGCACGTCTCGGTGAACCTGGC
Above is a genomic segment from Actinoplanes ianthinogenes containing:
- the glgC gene encoding glucose-1-phosphate adenylyltransferase; its protein translation is MAVKVLAIVLAGGEGKRLMPLTADRAKPGVPFGGIYRMIDFVLSNLANAGYLKIVVLTQYKSHSLDRHISKTWRMSTLLGNYVTPVPAQQRLGPRWFAGSADAIYQSLNLINDESPDYVIVFGADHIYRMDPKQMVNDHIASGAAVTVAGIRQPLSLADQFGVIEVGPDGRKISAFREKPRDAVGLADSPDEVYASMGNYVFTTRALCEAVTADAENPDSKHDMGGNIIPMLVERGEANVYDFRDNDVPGATDRDRGYWRDVGTLDSFYEAHMDLIATLPIFNLYNHEWPIFTNYGSWPPAKFVHGYDDRQGRAIDSMISPGVVVSGALVERSVISPNVRVNSWAHVDGAVLMEGVSVGRRAVIRNAIIDKNVNIPEGAQIGVDLDRDRKLYTVSDNGIVVIGKNQRVEL
- a CDS encoding putative bifunctional diguanylate cyclase/phosphodiesterase is translated as MRDNLARAAWLLVAGSVPAAALMVAGGHGVASAVYLIGVLVCVLAGGAGIRHNLTTGHRRPWLLLLGAQAVSLIGESSRMLLHLVLLPNLGLLLSYLLLAAGVLDLLRRSRAADDEPARVDAVLLGVGSALVVWSLWIEPWIAGDDTHWQNLVAAALPMVTAALVVIVLPMLLLGRAGTPALWFFTGSGLALLTADVVLAVRGWFPTGPHAIPLHVVGAISLLAYAANSACMLHPTVAVLTRQVEGRSRRLRASRTAAIAAALCAPTVLTVVAPPTTTRFALVRAVLSIALIATAVSRIVRSNNSRDRAERQARWQADHDALTGLPNRDLLVATIAGWPAVSVLYLDLDRFQLINDHWGHEVGDELLRAVAGRIRAEVHAEDLVCRVGGDEFIVAVAAAPPPRAGSDAEALAARLLTVLAAPVPLSVGAVDVTASIGIAHSPGRPDPVELLRDADTAAYRAKDAGRNRAAVFDPVLRERVRTRMALEQALRGALANGELDVHYQPIIDLRTGRVDGYEALMRWTHPSLGAVSPVDFIPVAEDTGLIVPAGAWLLEEAATRLVHWRTTDATLHVSVNLAVRQLLEPGLPDRVRDILARTGLPPAGLWLEVTESGLMTDLDTCLDVLYQLRALGVTLCIDDFGTGYSSLSYLQRLPVAIVKVDRAFIAGVGEGGANESIVRAVLAMSQALGHRVVAEGVETAVQRDWLHASGCDFGQGWLFGRPQPADAVRRPAEVR
- the glgA gene encoding glycogen synthase; amino-acid sequence: MALRVDLLTREYPPEVYGGAGVHLEYLTRDLRRLADVRVHCFGAARSEEGVTAYPEPAELAGANPALRTMGVNLAMASGCAGANLVHSHTWYANFAGHTAKLLHGIPHVVTTHSLEPLRPWKAEQLGGGYALSSFCERTAIEAADAVVAVSGGMRRDVLKAYPSVDPDRIHVVYNGIDTELYSPDHGTDVVDRLGIDRSRPSVVFVGRITRQKGLPYLMRACHDLPADAQIVLLAGAPDTPEIAAEVAELAAGLQEVRSGVIWVQEMLPKHEVIQVLTHATVFVCPSIYEPMGIVNLEAMACETAVVATATGGIPEVVADGETGLLVPIEQVEDGTGTPVHPEKFVADLAATLTRVLTDPQLAERMGKAGRRRAVEHFSWARIAEDTLNVYRSVL
- a CDS encoding glycoside hydrolase family 10 protein, encoding MSTAQRLRLGLLLSVVLIAALAIGAGLVRAAFYTEPAAGSLPLAANREQPVAGTPGQCAGQPVQAPRELRGMWLTTVYNLDFPSKPGLSQAQVKAEYLKWLDVAVAQHHNAIFVHVRPSGDAFWPSAYAPWSNWLTGRFDGKSPGWDPMAFMVAEAHARGLEFHAWFNPYRGTQPAPGGGSGTDAAKLAPNHPLRLHPQWRIAYPTGKNGRFYFDPGIPEARKFVEDSMLEAVQKYDVDGVHFDDFFYPYPEEGQDFPDGASYKKYGLGKSKADWRRENVNTLVREMHERLQQLKPWVKFGISPFGIWRNKSSDSGGSATNGLESYDAIYADTRKWVREGWLDYIVPQLYWTIGFDKADYTKALPWWVQTVKGTKVQLYIGMADYRVGEKGDWSDPGMLDREMALNRKYGVQGEIHFSAAQVRGDRLGAVSRYRKAHYATPALLPRLARLTATAPPTPRLTGARRTENGRLVLTASGVSTANWALYRTTGGPATLVATGHVGAEIADPKPVAKATYCLSTLDRGGNESALSPPA
- a CDS encoding alpha/beta fold hydrolase, with the translated sequence MTTYVLVPGFWLGAWAWRGVAEALRGHGHEVYPLSLTGLGERAHLGRPDTDLDVHVTDVVNLLRYEDLHDVVLVGHSYAGAVVTTAAADRMTDRIAQLVFVDTGPLPDGVANDEFGTPQDRERNAALVAEHGDGWRLPPPPWAELAAAAGVGEEIVALLDERSVAHPWASATTPVRLTGAWEKLPRLGVLSSFTTEQARAMAATVPLCRHLAGDAWRFAELPTWHWPMLSRPAELARILHEASRA
- a CDS encoding putative bifunctional diguanylate cyclase/phosphodiesterase, with product MQIRSSSVAWWCALAVGVVAVTAAQLLGAPGPVFFAIQLAGVALTLRRRTHPGWLLLAGAHTAGVLAAAFWTLGPVTPSNTPQGLTLIPLYALATAGTMLLTRRRRRTTSRAELGVEAGAVVLGLAMLSWSFVVLPYLGAPGYQQVSNALAGLYALVDLILLVAVLRIRSWLLRGSGALLLGAHLLYAATDGAGTAPFLPGGTSFLLIQYAGVVATAAALHPGAARLGGTEPRPGRNKLAGIVATAIVGPLLPVVSRPGDPLAYIPALLTAALCGLLVLRIWLLARDAGERAAALRSAMDEQAALQRRLAYRAGHDALTGLANRELLLEHVDRARCLLLCSLDGFKEVNDTYGHQVGDEVLRRLAGRLLLFAPEAVLVARLGGDEFGLLLTDPDQAEELAGRVLETVSRVPVTVGERRIHLTASVGLADGVPENLLGDADLALRAAKLAGGARLARFDDSLRAQQSERARIAAGLRQGLADGSLFLHYQPVVDPATGRMTGVEALMRWRRDGELVPPAVFIPVAEQTGLIGQLGELALRLACTRAAPWYRRHGIYVTVNVSTHQLRDPGFAGTVLGILAETGMPGAGLVLEITESVLIDAADTPVLGTLREHGIRIAIDDFGTGYSSLAYLRRLPVDILKIDRSFIDDVSFTRAILQLAQSQDLVTVAEGVETATQADQLRELRCDLVQGYHFGRPTDAEIIESLIRESSATAA